Proteins found in one Hypericibacter terrae genomic segment:
- a CDS encoding SRPBCC family protein — MPANASLTLKRRLKASPARVYQAWTDPKMMIDWWSPAEFETLITEADPRVGGRFRVLMRGPDGVEHDVSGVYRELVRDEKLVFSWAWKTTPDEVSQVTVTLKRDGDGTLLTLTHDQFVDVATRDSHSGGWSGALDKLERLVA; from the coding sequence ATGCCCGCCAACGCCAGCCTGACCCTGAAGCGCCGGCTCAAGGCATCGCCCGCCAGGGTCTATCAGGCCTGGACCGACCCGAAGATGATGATCGATTGGTGGTCGCCGGCGGAGTTCGAGACACTTATCACCGAGGCCGATCCGCGCGTGGGCGGCCGCTTCCGCGTCCTCATGCGCGGGCCCGACGGGGTCGAACATGACGTGAGCGGCGTCTATCGCGAGCTGGTTCGCGACGAGAAGCTGGTCTTCAGCTGGGCCTGGAAGACCACCCCCGACGAGGTGTCGCAAGTGACGGTCACGCTCAAGCGCGACGGCGACGGCACGCTCCTGACCTTGACCCACGACCAGTTCGTCGACGTTGCCACGCGCGACAGTCACAGCGGTGGCTGGAGCGGCGCGCTCGACAAGCTCGAGCGTCTCGTCGCCTGA
- a CDS encoding demethoxyubiquinone hydroxylase family protein, with translation MSIDQPDRPGDQEASDAYSEPRRQRLPGDLEPEALLDRIIRVDQAGEYGAKRIYEGQMAVLGPDPQLKHMAEQERRHLQRFDELMVERRARPTLLQPLWHVAGFALGAATAMLGREAAMACTVAVEEVIDEHYRQQLAKLPPEEAPLKADIESFRQEELEHRATALAEGAERAPAYPALTAAVKTGSRLAIWLAERI, from the coding sequence ATGAGCATCGATCAACCCGATCGGCCCGGCGACCAGGAAGCGAGCGACGCCTATAGCGAGCCGCGCCGGCAGCGGCTGCCCGGCGATCTCGAGCCCGAGGCGCTGCTCGATCGCATCATCCGCGTCGACCAGGCCGGCGAATATGGCGCCAAGCGAATCTATGAAGGCCAGATGGCGGTGCTGGGGCCCGACCCGCAGCTGAAGCATATGGCCGAGCAGGAGCGCCGCCATCTGCAGCGCTTCGACGAGCTCATGGTCGAGCGCCGCGCGCGTCCCACGCTGTTGCAGCCGCTCTGGCATGTGGCGGGCTTCGCGCTGGGTGCCGCCACCGCCATGCTCGGCCGCGAGGCGGCGATGGCCTGCACCGTCGCGGTCGAGGAAGTGATCGACGAGCATTATCGCCAGCAGCTCGCCAAGCTGCCGCCGGAGGAAGCACCGCTCAAGGCGGATATCGAGAGCTTCCGCCAGGAAGAGCTCGAGCATCGCGCCACCGCCCTGGCGGAGGGAGCCGAGCGCGCGCCCGCCTATCCGGCGCTGACCGCCGCGGTGAAGACCGGCTCGCGCCTCGCGATCTGGCTGGCGGAGCGGATTTAG
- a CDS encoding disulfide bond formation protein B, whose translation MLSLRSLTPARAATLVLLGALLPLLVALASQYWGGLSPCELCLDQRWALVAAGILAIPGIFLETKPRAARLFLYLAGAAALVGAGIAIFHVGVEQHWWEGTSACTTKIKAGMSAADFEAAILAAPVVRCDDIAWSLFGISMAGYNVLYSGALGAFSLWQARRI comes from the coding sequence ATGCTCAGTCTGCGCTCGCTCACCCCGGCCCGTGCCGCCACGCTCGTTCTCCTGGGCGCGCTGCTGCCCCTTCTCGTGGCGCTGGCCTCGCAATATTGGGGCGGCCTCTCGCCCTGCGAGCTCTGCCTCGATCAGCGCTGGGCGCTGGTGGCGGCGGGCATCCTGGCCATCCCTGGAATCTTCCTCGAGACCAAACCGCGCGCGGCGCGGCTGTTTCTCTATCTGGCGGGCGCGGCCGCGCTCGTCGGCGCGGGCATCGCCATCTTCCATGTCGGCGTCGAGCAGCATTGGTGGGAAGGCACATCCGCCTGCACCACCAAGATCAAGGCCGGCATGAGCGCCGCCGATTTCGAGGCGGCGATCCTCGCGGCCCCCGTCGTGCGCTGCGACGACATCGCCTGGTCGCTGTTCGGCATCTCGATGGCGGGCTACAATGTCCTCTATTCGGGCGCGCTCGGCGCCTTCTCCCTCTGGCAGGCCCGCCGTATCTGA
- a CDS encoding metal ABC transporter permease, with amino-acid sequence MLTYDFMRNAFAASGIVALVAGTVGYFLVLRGQTFAGHALSHVGFAGATGAILIGIPALWGMVGFTIAAGLAMGMLGERLSGRDVAIGIVLSLSMGLGLLFLHYYTAFATQVTNLLFGNVLGVSHDTLWDLLVLGLISLAALAAIARPLLFASLQPDMAEAKGVSLQLVSLLFLGIVALTVAASTQIVGVLLVFSLMVGPAAAAMRLTVRLRTGVALAALLALAEAWGGVALAYYSDWPVSFCITALSAAVYFASLLRR; translated from the coding sequence ATGCTCACCTATGATTTCATGCGCAACGCCTTCGCCGCGAGCGGCATCGTCGCGCTCGTGGCGGGGACCGTGGGCTATTTCCTGGTGCTGCGCGGCCAGACCTTCGCCGGCCATGCGCTGTCGCATGTGGGTTTCGCAGGCGCCACCGGCGCCATCCTGATCGGCATCCCTGCCCTCTGGGGCATGGTCGGATTCACCATCGCCGCCGGGCTTGCCATGGGCATGCTGGGCGAGCGCCTGAGCGGGCGCGACGTCGCCATTGGCATCGTGCTCTCGTTGTCGATGGGCCTGGGGCTCCTGTTCCTCCATTACTACACCGCCTTCGCCACGCAGGTGACGAACCTGCTGTTCGGCAATGTGCTGGGCGTCAGCCACGATACGCTCTGGGATCTGCTGGTGCTGGGGCTGATCAGCCTCGCCGCCCTGGCCGCGATCGCGCGGCCGCTGCTCTTCGCCAGCCTGCAGCCCGACATGGCCGAGGCCAAGGGCGTCTCGCTGCAACTGGTGTCGCTGCTCTTCCTCGGCATCGTGGCCCTCACCGTCGCCGCCAGCACCCAGATCGTGGGCGTGCTGCTGGTCTTCTCGCTGATGGTGGGTCCGGCCGCGGCGGCGATGCGGCTGACGGTGCGGCTCAGGACCGGCGTGGCGCTGGCGGCCCTGCTGGCGCTGGCCGAGGCCTGGGGCGGCGTCGCGCTCGCCTATTACAGCGACTGGCCGGTCAGTTTCTGCATCACCGCCCTCAGCGCCGCGGTCTATTTCGCGTCGCTGCTGCGGCGTTAA
- a CDS encoding twin-arginine translocation signal domain-containing protein, translating to MKTTLTRRQLLTGVALGSVALGLGGRAARAFTIEPMTAPVSKAYGLACQPTAAPGIDHLQLIADTRALLKSEIAGGLKPTDAQQVVVCPLCGCSITVTADA from the coding sequence ATGAAAACGACATTGACGCGCCGCCAGCTTCTGACCGGTGTGGCGCTGGGCAGCGTGGCCCTCGGCCTCGGGGGCCGTGCCGCGCGGGCCTTCACGATCGAGCCGATGACGGCGCCGGTCTCGAAGGCCTATGGGCTGGCCTGTCAGCCGACCGCGGCCCCGGGCATCGATCATCTGCAACTCATCGCCGATACGCGGGCCCTGCTGAAGAGCGAGATCGCCGGCGGCCTCAAGCCGACCGACGCGCAGCAGGTCGTGGTCTGTCCGCTCTGCGGCTGCAGCATCACCGTCACCGCCGACGCCTGA
- a CDS encoding metal ABC transporter solute-binding protein, Zn/Mn family → MRKFALALAAAVLALFPATSFGGASIKVVAAENFYADIAQQIGGPEVEVASILNNSNQDPHDFEASPSTARQVADAELVVYSGADYDPWMKSLLAASPSDRRKIIVAANLVHRVSGDNPHIWYDPQTMPAVAAALAAEFSSRNPAHKADYEARLAAFETSLDPMLRKIAEMKRKHAGDAVTATEPVYGYMIDALGYDMRNQSFQLAVMNDTEPSASDLAAFQDDLKNRKVKALIYNNQVTDDMTERLKELAQQADIPIVGVTETLPANMTYQSWMMDELTRLDKALSGPAS, encoded by the coding sequence ATGAGAAAATTCGCGCTGGCGCTGGCTGCGGCCGTCCTCGCCCTCTTCCCCGCCACGAGCTTCGGCGGCGCTTCGATCAAGGTTGTGGCGGCCGAGAACTTCTATGCCGACATCGCCCAGCAGATCGGCGGGCCCGAGGTCGAGGTCGCCAGCATCCTGAACAATTCGAACCAGGATCCGCACGATTTCGAGGCGAGCCCTTCGACCGCGCGCCAGGTCGCCGATGCCGAGCTGGTCGTCTATAGCGGCGCCGACTACGACCCCTGGATGAAGTCGCTGCTGGCCGCCTCCCCCTCCGATCGCCGCAAGATCATCGTCGCGGCCAACCTGGTCCATCGCGTCTCCGGCGACAATCCGCATATCTGGTACGACCCGCAGACCATGCCGGCGGTGGCGGCGGCCCTGGCGGCCGAGTTCTCGAGCCGCAATCCCGCGCACAAGGCCGACTACGAAGCGCGTCTCGCCGCGTTCGAAACTTCGCTGGATCCGATGCTGCGGAAGATCGCCGAGATGAAGCGGAAACATGCGGGCGACGCGGTCACCGCGACCGAGCCGGTCTATGGCTACATGATCGACGCGCTCGGCTATGACATGCGCAACCAGAGCTTCCAGCTTGCGGTCATGAACGACACCGAGCCCAGCGCCTCCGACCTCGCCGCCTTCCAGGACGATCTGAAGAACCGCAAGGTCAAGGCGCTGATCTACAACAACCAGGTGACCGACGACATGACCGAGCGGCTGAAGGAGCTGGCGCAGCAGGCCGACATCCCCATCGTCGGCGTGACCGAGACCCTGCCGGCCAACATGACCTATCAGAGCTGGATGATGGACGAGCTGACCCGCCTCGATAAGGCGCTGTCCGGACCGGCCTCATGA
- a CDS encoding metal ABC transporter ATP-binding protein, producing MSAIHLDHVTIGLGGRKILADISLSIGQGEFIGLLGPNGAGKTSLMRALLGLIRPTQGTIRVLGEPARRGNPAIGYLPQMHRAVAGLRLSGWNFVASAVDGHRWGLPWSGPELRREVDWALDAVGAADLARRALADLSGGERQRLLLAQCLLGRPRLLLLDEPLISLDPHHQQHVLELVRKLQRELDITVLFSAHEINPLLDVIDRVLYLGQGHAALGSVEKVITGPVLSRLYGSEIEVIRLGSRIFVMANGHDLEHAEHRHDAHL from the coding sequence TTGAGCGCAATCCATCTCGATCACGTCACGATCGGGCTCGGCGGACGCAAGATCCTCGCCGATATCAGCCTCTCGATCGGTCAGGGCGAATTCATCGGCTTGCTCGGCCCCAACGGCGCCGGCAAGACGAGCCTGATGCGCGCGCTGCTGGGATTGATTCGTCCGACCCAAGGCACGATCCGCGTATTGGGCGAGCCCGCGCGGCGCGGCAATCCCGCCATCGGCTATCTCCCCCAGATGCATCGCGCCGTCGCGGGCTTGCGGCTCAGCGGCTGGAACTTCGTCGCGAGCGCCGTCGACGGCCATCGCTGGGGCCTGCCTTGGAGCGGCCCTGAGTTGCGGCGCGAAGTGGACTGGGCCTTGGATGCGGTGGGAGCCGCCGATCTCGCGCGGCGCGCGCTCGCCGACCTTTCCGGCGGCGAGCGCCAGCGCCTGCTGCTGGCGCAATGCCTCCTCGGCCGGCCGCGCCTGCTGCTGCTCGACGAACCCCTGATCAGTCTCGATCCGCATCACCAGCAGCATGTGCTGGAGCTGGTGCGCAAGCTGCAGCGCGAGCTCGACATCACCGTCCTCTTCAGCGCGCATGAGATCAACCCGCTTCTGGATGTGATCGACCGCGTGCTCTATCTGGGCCAGGGCCATGCGGCGCTGGGCAGCGTGGAGAAGGTCATCACCGGCCCGGTCCTGTCGCGGCTCTACGGATCGGAGATCGAGGTGATCCGCCTCGGCAGCCGGATCTTCGTCATGGCCAACGGCCACGACCTCGAACATGCGGAGCATCGGCACGATGCTCACCTATGA
- a CDS encoding HNH endonuclease, giving the protein MFASPDSCPALVLNADFRPLSYFPLSLWPWQETVKAVFLDRVNIISEYEQVVRSPSFEMRLPSVISLKEFIPLARRPAFTRFNVFLRDRFSCQYCGQHQAAHDLTFDHVIPRSRGGRTTWDNVVAACQHCNLLKGNRLPNQADMFPVTRPYQPTTFELQENGRAFPPNYLHHSWRDFLYWDSELEPA; this is encoded by the coding sequence GTGTTCGCATCGCCTGACAGTTGCCCGGCCCTGGTTCTCAACGCCGACTTCAGGCCGTTGAGTTACTTCCCGTTGTCGCTTTGGCCCTGGCAGGAAACGGTCAAGGCCGTGTTCCTCGACCGCGTCAACATCATCTCCGAATATGAGCAGGTGGTGCGCAGCCCGAGCTTCGAGATGCGGCTGCCGAGCGTCATCTCGCTCAAGGAATTCATCCCTCTCGCGCGCCGGCCCGCCTTCACGCGGTTCAACGTGTTCCTGCGCGACCGTTTCAGCTGCCAATATTGCGGCCAGCATCAGGCGGCCCACGACCTGACCTTCGACCATGTGATCCCGCGCTCGCGCGGCGGCCGCACGACCTGGGACAATGTCGTCGCCGCCTGCCAGCACTGCAATTTGCTGAAAGGGAACCGCCTGCCGAACCAGGCGGACATGTTCCCCGTGACCAGACCCTACCAGCCGACCACCTTCGAGCTGCAGGAAAATGGGCGGGCTTTCCCGCCCAATTATTTGCACCATAGCTGGCGCGACTTCCTCTACTGGGACAGCGAGCTGGAACCGGCCTGA